In a single window of the Bacteroidota bacterium genome:
- the yajC gene encoding preprotein translocase subunit YajC encodes MNNLMYIILMTQPAAGQKGSGYSSLIFLALIIVVFYFFFIRPQMKKTKDQKKFREALKKFDKVITIGGLHGKIVEVRDTTFIIEVEGTRLKVEKTAIASGEPGQAEENK; translated from the coding sequence ATGAATAATTTGATGTACATCATCCTAATGACTCAACCTGCTGCAGGTCAGAAAGGGAGTGGATACAGTTCTTTGATTTTCCTCGCTTTGATCATCGTCGTTTTTTATTTTTTCTTCATTCGTCCACAGATGAAGAAAACCAAGGACCAGAAAAAGTTTAGGGAAGCGTTAAAAAAATTCGATAAGGTCATCACTATTGGTGGTCTCCATGGGAAAATTGTTGAAGTGCGTGATACGACTTTTATCATCGAAGTTGAAGGCACTCGCCTGAAAGTTGAGAAGACAGCTATAGCCTCCGGTGAACCTGGACAGGCCGAAGAAAATAAATAG
- the coaE gene encoding dephospho-CoA kinase (Dephospho-CoA kinase (CoaE) performs the final step in coenzyme A biosynthesis.) produces the protein MIKVGLTGSIGSGKTLVTRIFRIMGVSIYHADIEARKFLLQDAVRKLVTDQIDGDFNDKNNNIIPGKLAGIVFTNPQALVVLNDILHPLVKSDLTHWLNSRIKEPYAICEAAILFESGFYKEFDKIISVDAPDELRLLRVMQRDGMTRKEILNRMQNQLSGREKVQRADFVIINDERHMLIPQVLKIHQMLMKLAGSEQ, from the coding sequence ATGATTAAGGTCGGATTAACAGGTAGCATAGGAAGTGGAAAGACCCTTGTCACCAGGATATTCCGTATAATGGGTGTCAGTATTTATCACGCTGATATTGAGGCAAGAAAGTTCCTTTTACAGGATGCTGTCAGAAAACTGGTGACAGATCAAATTGATGGCGATTTTAATGATAAGAATAATAATATCATTCCTGGAAAACTTGCCGGTATCGTTTTCACAAATCCACAGGCTCTTGTAGTTTTGAATGACATTTTGCATCCTCTTGTTAAAAGTGATCTCACCCATTGGCTTAATTCCCGAATAAAGGAGCCTTACGCGATTTGCGAAGCAGCTATCCTGTTCGAGAGTGGTTTTTATAAGGAGTTTGACAAAATCATCTCTGTTGATGCTCCTGATGAACTGCGTCTATTGCGTGTGATGCAGCGAGATGGCATGACCAGGAAGGAAATACTCAACAGGATGCAAAATCAGTTGAGCGGTCGTGAAAAAGTTCAACGGGCTGACTTCGTCATCATTAATGATGAAAGACATATGCTTATCCCTCAAGTGCTCAAAATTCACCAGATGTTGATGAAATTGGCAGGAAGTGAACAATGA